A part of Nocardioides sp. WS12 genomic DNA contains:
- a CDS encoding DUF393 domain-containing protein has product MTGTCIYDGDCGFCTQSAQWLQRHGTCAIVPWQALDLDALGLTEEQVSAAVQWQDASGAVTASGADAIAQALLSCGRPWRWMGRVLTWRIVRPFAAIGYRLVARYRYKLPGATSACRI; this is encoded by the coding sequence ATGACCGGCACCTGCATCTATGACGGCGACTGCGGCTTCTGCACCCAGTCGGCCCAGTGGTTGCAGCGCCACGGCACCTGCGCCATCGTCCCGTGGCAGGCGCTGGACCTCGACGCTCTCGGCCTCACCGAGGAGCAGGTCTCCGCGGCGGTCCAGTGGCAGGACGCCTCCGGCGCAGTGACCGCAAGCGGGGCCGACGCGATCGCGCAGGCACTGCTGAGCTGTGGGCGCCCGTGGCGCTGGATGGGCCGGGTGCTGACCTGGCGGATCGTGCGGCCGTTCGCGGCGATCGGCTACCGGCTCGTCGCGCGCTACCGCTACAAGTTGCCCGGCGCGACCAGCGCCTGCCGGATCTAG
- a CDS encoding M15 family metallopeptidase, which yields MVVATLLVGCGTPEKGTPEAKASKAAASTTTEIPTDAADPSHAVAPPGKFDGTQFGDDLLLVSNKTIPADVLKQIIGVKVKGKLGVAAHTQLSVGQFSVENKLFNIAAVDPAEYRRFSGPNSAKFQEQWDRIAGGEVSVAVHLQQELPIDGKGYLAVGKQSIHVGSWDREGVDSVDAVVNEKWGEELGLPEDNAVLINTGITSPQAVRKVIEKNLGKDAFSITALDIVAQAGIDLDTFQNVIPVGAFGDAVGVFRYRPIGGGRIAPDPSWVRSHIVTEQVPILGRVTCNKFMMPQLKAALAEIVTSKLADKIHAREYAGCYYPRFIAGSSSLSNHSFGLALDMNVPGNQRGTVGQMDRQVVAIFKRWGFAWGGDWAFTDPMHFELARIVNPG from the coding sequence GTGGTTGTCGCGACGCTGCTGGTCGGATGTGGGACGCCCGAGAAGGGCACGCCCGAGGCGAAGGCGAGCAAGGCCGCCGCTTCGACCACCACCGAGATCCCGACCGACGCCGCTGACCCGTCCCACGCCGTGGCGCCACCGGGCAAGTTCGACGGGACGCAGTTCGGCGACGACCTGCTGCTGGTCAGCAACAAGACCATCCCCGCCGACGTCCTCAAGCAGATCATCGGCGTGAAGGTGAAGGGGAAGCTGGGCGTCGCCGCCCACACCCAGCTGTCCGTCGGACAATTCTCCGTCGAGAACAAGCTGTTCAACATCGCTGCGGTCGACCCCGCGGAGTACCGCCGCTTCTCCGGCCCCAACAGCGCGAAGTTCCAGGAGCAGTGGGACCGGATCGCTGGCGGCGAGGTCTCCGTCGCCGTCCACCTGCAGCAGGAACTCCCGATCGACGGCAAGGGTTACCTCGCGGTCGGCAAGCAGAGCATCCACGTCGGGTCGTGGGACCGCGAAGGGGTCGACAGCGTCGACGCCGTGGTCAACGAGAAGTGGGGCGAGGAGCTCGGCCTGCCCGAGGACAACGCCGTCCTGATCAACACCGGCATCACCTCGCCGCAGGCGGTCCGCAAGGTCATCGAGAAGAACCTCGGCAAGGACGCCTTCTCCATCACCGCGCTCGACATCGTCGCCCAGGCCGGCATCGACCTCGACACCTTCCAGAACGTCATCCCCGTCGGCGCCTTCGGCGACGCGGTCGGTGTGTTCCGCTACCGCCCGATCGGTGGCGGCCGGATCGCTCCCGACCCTTCGTGGGTGCGGTCCCACATCGTCACCGAGCAGGTGCCGATCCTCGGCCGGGTGACCTGCAACAAGTTCATGATGCCGCAGCTCAAGGCCGCCCTCGCCGAGATCGTCACCAGCAAGCTGGCCGACAAGATCCACGCGCGGGAGTACGCCGGTTGCTACTACCCGCGCTTCATTGCCGGCTCGTCGTCACTGTCGAACCACTCGTTCGGCCTGGCGCTCGACATGAACGTGCCGGGCAACCAGCGCGGAACCGTCGGTCAGATGGACCGCCAGGTCGTCGCGATCTTCAAGCGCTGGGGTTTCGCGTGGGGCGGCGACTGGGCGTTCACCGACCCGATGCACTTCGAACTCGCGCGCATCGTCAATCCGGGCTAG
- a CDS encoding TetR family transcriptional regulator — protein sequence MAVLAGRFVEVASPDGEAASTLRDRLIDSAVGVMTTAGWAKVTMARLADEVGVSRQTVYNEIGTKNDLAEAMVMRELDRFLAGVTRSFDENPNDLINAIRASARRVLKYAQNNALLHAVVSATHGADTELLPLLTTHSEYLLEGAKAVVSERVASYDLDLPEGRLDPSIDMVVRLVLSHVMQPSGDPARTGNDIAWIAERVLR from the coding sequence ATGGCAGTTCTCGCGGGACGTTTCGTCGAGGTTGCTTCCCCCGACGGGGAGGCAGCCTCGACGCTGCGTGATCGCCTCATCGATTCCGCGGTCGGGGTGATGACGACCGCCGGCTGGGCGAAGGTCACCATGGCCCGCCTGGCCGACGAAGTCGGTGTCAGCCGGCAAACGGTCTACAACGAGATCGGCACCAAGAACGACCTCGCCGAAGCGATGGTCATGCGCGAACTCGACCGGTTCCTCGCCGGCGTGACCCGGTCCTTCGACGAGAACCCGAACGACCTGATCAACGCGATCCGGGCCTCGGCCCGCCGCGTGCTCAAGTACGCCCAGAACAACGCACTGCTGCACGCGGTCGTGTCCGCCACCCATGGCGCCGACACCGAGTTGCTCCCGCTGCTGACCACCCATTCCGAGTACCTCCTCGAGGGAGCCAAGGCCGTCGTCTCGGAGCGCGTGGCGTCGTACGACCTCGATCTGCCGGAGGGCCGCCTCGATCCGAGCATCGACATGGTGGTGCGTCTGGTCCTCAGTCACGTCATGCAGCCCTCGGGTGACCCGGCTCGTACGGGCAACGACATCGCATGGATCGCTGAACGCGTCCTGCGCTGA
- a CDS encoding ferredoxin, with amino-acid sequence MKIVADLNKCEGLGMCEAMANDYFMVDEDEDKVEVLDDSPPEADRAHVYAAVQACPVLALTLEG; translated from the coding sequence ATGAAGATCGTTGCTGACCTGAACAAGTGCGAGGGCCTCGGCATGTGCGAGGCCATGGCCAACGACTACTTCATGGTCGACGAGGACGAGGACAAGGTCGAGGTGCTCGACGACTCGCCCCCCGAGGCGGACCGCGCGCACGTCTACGCTGCAGTTCAGGCTTGCCCCGTCCTCGCGCTGACCCTGGAAGGCTGA
- a CDS encoding fatty acid desaturase, with translation METSSAGMNPEQIGKTVPDGSTEKWKDKKRYLWLLGLMVPGLGITAVIAWLYTDWMWLLLAGPILVNAVIPLLDLALGLDPANPPDDVMEELENDKYYRWVVYMYIPLQFFILFAGFAIISGTNPVAWFADLVGATGWVTDNLGGDLVRSVDMTWYEKLFLAVSIAGVQGIAINTAHELGHKKETVERWLSKIALAPTFYGHFYIEHNRGHHVRVATPEDPASSRLGESFWAFWPRTVSGSLKSGWEVEAKRYKRKGTHPFRIGNDVLNAWAMSAVLYGGMFALYGWGIAPYALVTIVFGFSLLEIINYLEHYGMKRQKVGEKQRYERVLPMHSWNSNNIVTNLFLYHLQRHSDHHANPTRRYQTLRDFKESPALPTGYAGMLTLALFPPLWRKVMDHRVVEHLDGDITLANIHPKKVDKYLAKFPPPAEHVQHEDHWLQNQVGEIVAAKCPGCSYVYEVAAGDEHQGFPAGMAWSDIPEDWFCPDCGVRDKADFVPFDPEKVGS, from the coding sequence ATGGAGACCTCGAGCGCCGGGATGAATCCCGAGCAGATCGGCAAGACCGTCCCGGACGGTTCCACCGAGAAGTGGAAGGACAAGAAGCGCTACCTCTGGCTGCTCGGCCTGATGGTGCCCGGTCTCGGCATCACCGCCGTGATCGCGTGGCTCTACACCGACTGGATGTGGTTGCTGCTCGCCGGCCCGATCCTCGTCAACGCGGTCATCCCGCTGCTCGACCTCGCTCTCGGCCTCGATCCGGCCAACCCGCCGGACGACGTCATGGAGGAGCTGGAGAACGACAAGTACTACCGCTGGGTGGTGTACATGTACATCCCGCTCCAGTTCTTCATCCTGTTCGCGGGCTTCGCCATCATCTCCGGCACCAACCCGGTCGCCTGGTTCGCCGATCTCGTCGGCGCCACCGGCTGGGTCACCGACAACCTCGGCGGCGACCTGGTCCGCTCGGTCGACATGACCTGGTACGAGAAGCTCTTCCTCGCGGTCTCGATCGCCGGTGTCCAGGGCATCGCGATCAACACGGCCCACGAGCTCGGCCACAAGAAGGAGACCGTCGAGCGCTGGCTGTCCAAGATCGCCCTCGCGCCGACCTTCTACGGCCACTTCTACATCGAGCACAACCGGGGCCACCACGTCCGTGTCGCCACCCCCGAGGACCCCGCATCGAGCCGTCTCGGTGAGTCGTTCTGGGCCTTCTGGCCGCGCACGGTCAGCGGGTCGCTCAAGTCCGGCTGGGAGGTCGAGGCCAAGCGCTACAAGCGCAAGGGCACGCACCCCTTCCGCATCGGCAACGACGTCCTCAACGCCTGGGCGATGTCGGCGGTCCTGTACGGCGGCATGTTCGCCCTCTACGGCTGGGGCATCGCGCCGTACGCCCTGGTCACCATCGTCTTCGGCTTCTCGCTGCTCGAGATCATCAACTACCTCGAGCACTACGGCATGAAGCGCCAGAAGGTCGGCGAGAAGCAGCGCTACGAGCGGGTGCTGCCCATGCACAGCTGGAACAGCAACAACATCGTCACCAACCTGTTCCTCTACCACCTGCAGCGCCACAGCGACCACCACGCCAACCCCACGCGTCGCTACCAGACCCTGCGTGACTTCAAGGAGTCGCCGGCCCTGCCGACCGGGTACGCCGGCATGCTGACCCTCGCTCTGTTCCCGCCGCTGTGGCGCAAGGTGATGGACCACCGCGTGGTCGAGCACCTCGACGGCGACATCACCCTGGCCAACATCCACCCGAAGAAGGTGGACAAGTACCTCGCGAAGTTCCCGCCGCCGGCCGAGCACGTCCAGCACGAGGACCACTGGCTGCAGAACCAGGTGGGCGAGATCGTGGCTGCGAAGTGCCCCGGTTGCTCGTATGTCTACGAGGTGGCTGCAGGCGACGAGCACCAGGGATTCCCGGCCGGTATGGCATGGTCGGACATCCCCGAGGACTGGTTCTGCCCCGACTGCGGCGTGCGCGACAAGGCAGACTTCGTCCCGTTCGATCCGGAGAAGGTGGGGTCCTGA
- a CDS encoding cytochrome P450, which produces MWSPDTPRSFAAWSLSHGVQRKLIQRSARKGDLISRLVMDPALLADPFPAYEELRTRGLIGSNGLVRATVDHGVVNEVLRGDAFGTAGGQGELPKPLQWLHHRLIDPETLGPVDPPSMLAVDPPLHTRYRKQVARAFTARKVGRMGERVESVAAGLLDNLDRADFDLVERYASLLPVTVIADLLGVPESDHGRLLELGNEAAVTLDPGLSWQQFRRAEVALREMHGWMQAHVDRLEASPGDDLISQLTLLEGEDRLTPVELRQVALLVLGAGFETTVNLIANAVALLDQHPDQLRWLQDNPDGWANAVDEVLRHQSPVQVTLRVALRDVEVAGTQFDKGAGVLCYLGGANRDPAVFDDPATFDVTRSNADHHVAFSAGVHYCLGASLARLEAAVALRSLYERFPDLRINGTPERRSTRVLRGFERLPVTTAARVVA; this is translated from the coding sequence GTGTGGTCGCCTGACACCCCCCGCTCCTTCGCCGCGTGGAGCCTGTCCCATGGCGTCCAACGCAAGTTGATCCAGCGCAGCGCCCGCAAGGGCGACCTGATCAGTCGGCTCGTGATGGACCCGGCGTTGCTCGCCGACCCGTTCCCGGCGTACGAGGAACTGCGTACGCGGGGGCTGATCGGCAGCAACGGGCTGGTCCGGGCCACGGTCGACCATGGCGTGGTCAACGAGGTGCTGCGCGGCGACGCGTTCGGCACCGCCGGCGGCCAGGGCGAGCTGCCCAAGCCGCTGCAGTGGCTGCACCACCGGTTGATTGATCCCGAGACCCTCGGCCCGGTGGACCCGCCGTCGATGCTCGCGGTCGATCCGCCGCTGCACACTCGCTATCGCAAGCAGGTGGCGCGGGCGTTCACCGCCCGCAAGGTCGGTCGGATGGGCGAACGGGTCGAGTCGGTGGCCGCCGGTCTGCTCGACAACCTGGATCGCGCCGACTTCGACCTCGTTGAGCGTTACGCCTCGCTGCTTCCCGTCACCGTCATCGCGGACCTGCTGGGCGTGCCCGAGTCCGACCACGGACGGCTCCTGGAGCTCGGCAACGAAGCCGCGGTCACGCTGGACCCCGGCCTGTCGTGGCAGCAGTTCCGCCGGGCCGAGGTGGCGCTGCGGGAGATGCACGGCTGGATGCAGGCCCACGTCGACCGGCTCGAGGCCAGCCCGGGCGACGACCTGATCAGCCAGCTGACCTTGCTCGAGGGCGAGGACCGACTCACGCCGGTCGAACTGCGCCAGGTCGCGCTCCTGGTGCTGGGAGCGGGCTTCGAGACCACGGTCAACCTGATTGCGAACGCGGTGGCCCTGCTCGACCAGCACCCCGACCAGCTGCGCTGGTTGCAGGACAACCCCGACGGCTGGGCCAACGCGGTCGACGAGGTGCTGCGACACCAGTCACCGGTGCAGGTCACCCTGCGCGTCGCGCTGCGCGACGTCGAGGTCGCCGGCACTCAGTTCGACAAGGGCGCCGGTGTCCTGTGCTACCTGGGCGGTGCCAACCGCGACCCGGCCGTCTTCGACGACCCGGCGACCTTCGACGTCACCCGCTCGAACGCCGATCATCACGTCGCCTTCTCGGCCGGCGTGCACTACTGCCTCGGCGCGAGCCTGGCCCGGCTCGAAGCCGCGGTCGCGCTGCGCTCGCTCTACGAGCGTTTCCCCGACCTGCGGATCAATGGCACGCCCGAGCGTCGCAGCACCCGCGTGCTGCGGGGCTTCGAGCGGCTGCCGGTGACGACGGCCGCACGCGTGGTCGCCTGA
- a CDS encoding histidine kinase, with translation MLWRLPRWVRERIERNLERRDILYPWWVPMTCFVGQTLAVVLALAQRDALWPVQPMTVTVVLVLISPVVHFGFGGWLPWWIDSAATIVAAGVLMASPVDSGIDLAPALLALIAAEAVARDGLRPGAAVATVATGVIIATEITANLDSYGVYLLEVLLGFVVGAMLWWQMRALASEREARGAAWAQATTAERERIAREIHDLVAHSLSVSLLQVTGARRALRDVTDAAGPAETADAVAEVDAALADAEQVGRRAMADIRRTVSALADGPSERNALPCATDIAALVQEVSDAGLRVEYDEQGDPSALTAAAGLGLYRIAQESLANVSKHGSGVARMSFHVTGAGSATLRVLNPLPPGRPRTDGLGSGLAGMEARATQLGATLRTGVADGGWEVVVQMGPERGSRREPWVELPCGRTIGKVSPT, from the coding sequence ATGTTGTGGCGGCTACCGCGCTGGGTGCGCGAGCGGATCGAGCGCAATCTCGAGCGCCGCGACATCCTCTACCCGTGGTGGGTCCCGATGACCTGTTTCGTCGGGCAGACCCTCGCCGTCGTCCTCGCCCTCGCCCAGCGCGACGCCCTGTGGCCGGTGCAGCCGATGACCGTGACCGTCGTGCTGGTGCTCATCTCGCCGGTCGTGCACTTCGGCTTCGGAGGCTGGCTGCCGTGGTGGATCGACAGCGCGGCCACGATCGTGGCCGCGGGCGTGCTGATGGCATCCCCGGTCGACTCCGGCATCGACCTGGCGCCGGCCCTGTTGGCGCTGATCGCCGCCGAGGCCGTTGCCCGTGACGGGCTGCGCCCCGGGGCCGCCGTCGCCACCGTCGCGACCGGCGTGATCATCGCGACCGAGATCACCGCCAACCTCGACAGCTACGGCGTCTACCTGCTCGAGGTGCTGCTCGGCTTCGTCGTCGGCGCCATGTTGTGGTGGCAGATGCGCGCGCTGGCTTCCGAACGCGAGGCCCGCGGCGCTGCCTGGGCGCAGGCCACCACCGCCGAACGCGAACGGATCGCCCGCGAGATCCACGACCTCGTCGCCCACTCGCTCAGCGTCTCCCTGCTCCAGGTCACCGGCGCCCGGCGGGCCCTGCGCGACGTCACCGACGCGGCCGGTCCGGCCGAGACCGCCGACGCCGTGGCCGAGGTCGACGCCGCACTGGCCGACGCGGAACAGGTCGGTCGCCGCGCCATGGCCGACATCCGCCGCACCGTCAGCGCCCTCGCCGACGGGCCCAGCGAACGCAACGCCCTGCCCTGCGCCACCGACATCGCCGCCCTCGTGCAGGAAGTGTCCGACGCCGGCCTCCGTGTCGAGTACGACGAGCAAGGCGACCCGAGCGCCCTGACTGCCGCCGCCGGCCTCGGTCTCTACCGGATCGCACAGGAGTCGCTGGCCAACGTGTCCAAGCACGGCAGCGGCGTCGCCCGGATGTCGTTCCACGTCACCGGCGCCGGATCAGCCACCCTGCGGGTTCTCAACCCGCTTCCGCCCGGCCGCCCCCGCACCGACGGACTCGGCTCCGGCCTCGCCGGCATGGAGGCGCGGGCGACCCAGCTCGGGGCGACGCTGCGCACCGGCGTCGCGGACGGTGGGTGGGAGGTCGTCGTACAGATGGGACCGGAACGGGGCTCGCGTCGTGAGCCGTGGGTGGAACTGCCCTGCGGCCGGACGATCGGAAAGGTGAGTCCCACGTGA
- a CDS encoding response regulator transcription factor — protein MTLRQAQGDVDANVRVVLVDDQELVRSGLRRILRRRDGFEIVAECSDGSEVPAVLDELGAGVDVVVMDLRMRTVDGITATGAVVARGDGPPVLVLTTFDDDEMLSGALRAGAAGFLLKDSSADDLIRAVRTVAEGGNWLDPSVTGRVLHRFRSIAPRPAASGTPGAADQLTVRELEVLRRMALGRSNGEIAGDLVISELTVKSHVGRIFTKLGLRDRPAAIVYAYDNGLVTPHLS, from the coding sequence GTGACCCTTCGACAGGCTCAGGGCGACGTCGACGCAAACGTGCGGGTCGTCCTCGTCGACGACCAGGAGCTGGTGCGGTCCGGACTGCGCCGGATCCTGCGCCGGCGCGACGGCTTCGAGATCGTCGCGGAGTGCAGCGACGGCTCGGAGGTGCCGGCCGTGCTCGATGAACTCGGCGCCGGGGTGGACGTGGTCGTGATGGACCTGCGGATGCGCACCGTCGACGGGATCACCGCGACCGGGGCCGTGGTCGCTCGCGGCGACGGCCCGCCCGTACTGGTCCTGACGACCTTCGACGACGACGAGATGCTGTCCGGCGCGCTGCGGGCCGGCGCTGCCGGCTTCTTGTTGAAGGACTCCTCGGCAGACGACCTGATTCGCGCCGTGCGCACCGTCGCCGAGGGCGGCAACTGGCTCGACCCGTCGGTGACCGGCCGGGTGCTGCACCGGTTCCGGAGCATCGCTCCGCGACCCGCGGCATCGGGCACGCCAGGTGCCGCCGATCAGCTGACCGTGCGCGAACTCGAGGTCCTGCGCCGGATGGCACTGGGCCGCAGCAACGGCGAGATCGCCGGCGACCTGGTGATCTCGGAGCTGACGGTGAAGAGCCACGTGGGGCGGATCTTCACCAAGCTCGGCCTGCGGGACCGGCCCGCCGCGATCGTCTACGCCTACGACAACGGGCTGGTCACTCCGCACCTGTCCTGA
- a CDS encoding flotillin family protein gives MNSAVWVPIAGIAVLLVLLVLLVTSRYKVAGPNQAFIVTGRKGKAVINPETGELSTDLSGQKVVLGGGVFVIPFVQKLATMDLSSRRISVQIRGAVSGQGIKLNLDGVAIVKVGGNADQIRLGAQRFLSQQADIETFTQEVLAGALRSIVGGLTVEQIIRDRAAFAQRVADESESSLTGQGLILDAFQIQDVTDDGSYLADLGRPEAARVSQAARIAEANARQAAEQAQIAAEQEIAISQRTLALKQAEIKAETDAASAQAAAAGPLAQADRDQAIFAEQEKVAVQQAALTERQLETQVRKPADAERYRVEQEAEARRSSEIAAADARRAATIAAAQGQAEETKLSGEAEKARRSALADATRLEGEAQAAATLAIGAAEADAMDKRAEAFAHYNDAAVLQMLIEVLPQIAKEVAAPIAAIDNLTILSSDGAGALPRQVTDNVTQTLAMLKTTTGLDLESLIHRSVERAATGMGGVTGTLTGTGTDATTAPTTEPVETVEPVETEPTA, from the coding sequence ATGAACTCCGCTGTCTGGGTGCCGATCGCCGGCATCGCCGTCCTCCTGGTCCTGCTGGTCCTGCTCGTCACGAGCCGCTACAAGGTCGCCGGTCCCAACCAGGCGTTCATCGTCACCGGCCGCAAGGGCAAGGCGGTGATCAACCCGGAGACGGGCGAGCTGAGCACGGACCTGTCCGGCCAGAAGGTCGTCCTCGGCGGCGGCGTCTTCGTGATCCCGTTCGTCCAGAAGCTGGCGACGATGGACCTGTCCAGCCGCCGGATCTCGGTGCAGATCCGTGGTGCGGTGTCGGGCCAGGGCATCAAGCTCAACCTCGACGGCGTCGCCATCGTCAAGGTCGGCGGCAACGCTGACCAGATCCGGCTCGGTGCCCAGCGGTTCCTCAGCCAGCAGGCCGACATCGAGACCTTCACCCAGGAAGTACTGGCCGGTGCGCTCCGCTCGATCGTCGGCGGTCTGACCGTCGAGCAGATCATCCGCGACCGTGCGGCGTTCGCGCAGCGCGTGGCCGACGAGTCCGAGAGTTCGCTGACGGGGCAGGGCCTGATCCTCGACGCCTTCCAGATCCAGGACGTCACCGATGACGGCAGCTACCTCGCCGACCTCGGTCGCCCCGAGGCCGCCCGGGTCAGCCAGGCCGCCCGGATCGCCGAGGCCAACGCCCGCCAGGCCGCCGAGCAGGCGCAGATCGCCGCCGAGCAGGAGATCGCCATCTCCCAGCGGACCCTTGCCCTCAAGCAGGCCGAGATCAAGGCCGAGACCGACGCCGCTTCCGCCCAGGCCGCCGCGGCCGGACCGCTCGCGCAGGCTGACCGCGACCAGGCGATCTTCGCCGAGCAGGAGAAGGTGGCCGTCCAGCAGGCCGCCCTCACCGAGCGCCAGCTCGAGACCCAGGTGCGCAAGCCGGCCGACGCCGAGCGGTACCGCGTCGAGCAGGAGGCCGAGGCACGCCGGTCGTCCGAGATCGCTGCCGCCGACGCACGCAGGGCGGCCACCATCGCCGCGGCCCAGGGTCAGGCGGAGGAGACCAAGCTGAGTGGTGAGGCCGAGAAGGCCCGCCGTAGTGCGCTCGCGGACGCGACCCGCCTCGAAGGTGAAGCCCAGGCCGCCGCCACGCTCGCGATCGGCGCCGCCGAGGCCGACGCGATGGACAAGCGCGCCGAGGCGTTCGCGCACTACAACGACGCGGCCGTCCTGCAGATGCTGATCGAGGTCCTTCCGCAGATCGCCAAGGAGGTCGCGGCCCCGATCGCCGCGATCGACAACCTCACGATCCTGTCCTCGGACGGCGCGGGCGCGTTGCCGCGGCAGGTCACCGACAACGTCACCCAGACCCTGGCGATGCTGAAGACGACGACCGGCCTGGACCTGGAGTCGCTCATCCACCGCTCGGTCGAGCGCGCCGCCACGGGCATGGGCGGCGTGACCGGCACGCTCACCGGCACCGGCACCGACGCCACGACCGCACCCACGACCGAGCCGGTGGAGACCGTCGAGCCGGTCGAGACCGAGCCGACCGCTTGA
- a CDS encoding NfeD family protein, with product MTVFFILGLVGLVILALSLLVGDVLDGALDALEADWISTAVVGGFVSAFGFGGAAADGAGLPWPISVVIGAGAGVLVAWFAWWLTRLVKDGPSDGTVSIGDSVGQTAQVITAIPGEGYGVIRVLVGGHTLQFNASANLPIEAGTKVNITGVLSPTAVSVTTVWQP from the coding sequence GTGACCGTCTTCTTCATCCTTGGCCTTGTCGGCCTGGTGATCCTTGCCCTGTCCCTGCTGGTCGGAGACGTCCTCGACGGAGCGCTCGACGCGCTCGAGGCCGACTGGATCTCGACTGCCGTCGTGGGTGGCTTCGTGTCGGCCTTCGGATTCGGTGGCGCGGCCGCCGATGGTGCCGGCCTGCCGTGGCCGATCTCCGTCGTGATCGGCGCCGGTGCCGGCGTACTCGTGGCGTGGTTCGCCTGGTGGCTGACCCGCCTGGTCAAGGACGGTCCGAGCGACGGGACCGTCTCGATCGGCGACAGCGTCGGCCAGACCGCGCAGGTGATCACCGCGATCCCGGGCGAGGGCTATGGCGTGATCCGCGTGCTGGTCGGCGGTCACACCCTCCAGTTCAACGCCAGCGCCAACCTGCCGATCGAGGCCGGGACCAAGGTCAACATCACCGGTGTGCTGTCCCCGACCGCGGTGAGTGTCACCACCGTCTGGCAACCCTGA